In a single window of the Renibacterium salmoninarum ATCC 33209 genome:
- a CDS encoding ADP-ribosylglycohydrolase family protein, with protein MQISFPSRVRACLMGGALGDSFGYLVETDDLATIQRNFGPAGLLDLSQVPGAVHFSDDTQLTLYTADGLTEVLDWAKQGIAADPTACLWLGYLRWLRTQGEQLPEEAPTPPLRWIDQQEVLQHRRHPGNACLTSLKTGAIGTLSRPINREAKGCGTVMSSAPFGLIPHIDAGLAARMSMDGAALTHGHPIAIQASAAFSWLIHQLAVVELSLGDAADSMLEYLESIPAEAGLLAAVQNAVVLSRADLDSGRVRTGNELNDALGDGWVAEEALSLALYAAIVSGSHEAGNSPTAHFLSSIRIAANHRGDSDSTAAIAGNIIGARYGIQCLPEGWLRLCEAPELIYAVADALLDACSVEPAS; from the coding sequence ATGCAGATCAGTTTCCCCTCCCGCGTCCGCGCCTGTCTGATGGGCGGCGCATTGGGTGATTCATTTGGCTATCTTGTTGAAACTGACGATCTCGCGACTATTCAACGCAATTTTGGCCCGGCGGGCCTTCTCGACCTATCCCAGGTGCCCGGTGCCGTGCATTTTTCGGACGACACTCAGCTGACTTTGTACACCGCGGACGGTCTGACGGAAGTCCTCGATTGGGCAAAGCAAGGCATCGCGGCAGATCCCACGGCCTGTCTTTGGCTGGGTTACCTTCGTTGGCTTCGAACCCAGGGTGAACAACTTCCGGAAGAGGCACCGACGCCACCGTTGCGCTGGATCGACCAACAAGAGGTCTTACAACATCGCCGGCACCCCGGCAATGCCTGCCTGACGTCGCTCAAAACCGGTGCGATCGGCACCCTGTCTCGTCCTATTAATCGCGAGGCGAAAGGGTGCGGAACGGTCATGAGCTCGGCGCCTTTCGGGCTAATTCCGCATATCGATGCCGGTTTGGCGGCCCGGATGAGCATGGATGGAGCCGCGTTGACGCACGGTCATCCGATTGCTATCCAGGCATCTGCGGCCTTTAGCTGGCTGATCCACCAGCTTGCCGTCGTCGAACTTTCGCTCGGTGACGCTGCTGATTCCATGCTCGAGTACCTCGAGTCAATCCCGGCCGAAGCCGGTCTACTAGCCGCGGTTCAGAACGCCGTGGTGCTGAGTCGAGCAGATCTTGACTCCGGTCGGGTCCGCACCGGGAACGAACTTAACGACGCACTCGGTGACGGCTGGGTCGCCGAGGAGGCCCTAAGCCTCGCGCTCTATGCGGCCATCGTGAGCGGCTCTCATGAAGCCGGCAACAGCCCGACGGCGCATTTTCTAAGCTCAATACGGATCGCGGCTAATCATCGTGGCGATTCGGATTCCACCGCGGCAATTGCCGGCAACATTATTGGTGCCCGCTACGGAATACAGTGTTTGCCAGAAGGTTGGCTGCGACTTTGCGAGGCACCGGAACTTATCTATGCGGTGGCTGACGCCCTGCTCGATGCTTGCAGTGTTGAGCCAGCTAGTTGA
- a CDS encoding HAD family hydrolase, whose translation MSSQVNWYLFDYGMVISDAPTEQDWRALSEAAGLELATPKGPYWQNRADYDAGKLNVSQYWELVLGREISDGLREELHALDIRAWSNLNSDTLDVLEAIDSTGANMALLSNMPTEMADFFQHSSAWAKYFSKLYFSGHLGLIKPEKAIFEHVLAELSVSAENVTFIDDRKENLDAAAALGLRTVLHHPGVDLSTELRL comes from the coding sequence GTGAGCTCACAAGTGAATTGGTATCTATTCGACTACGGCATGGTGATTTCGGACGCACCAACTGAGCAAGATTGGCGAGCGCTAAGCGAGGCCGCAGGCTTAGAGTTAGCGACTCCGAAGGGTCCTTATTGGCAGAATCGCGCAGATTATGACGCCGGTAAACTCAATGTTTCGCAATATTGGGAGCTGGTTCTGGGACGTGAAATTTCCGATGGATTGCGCGAGGAACTTCATGCGCTTGATATCCGAGCGTGGTCCAACCTCAATTCGGATACGCTCGATGTGCTTGAGGCGATAGATTCCACCGGCGCCAACATGGCATTGCTGTCCAATATGCCCACAGAAATGGCTGATTTCTTCCAGCACTCCAGTGCCTGGGCCAAGTACTTTTCCAAACTGTATTTCAGCGGTCATTTGGGCTTGATCAAACCCGAAAAAGCGATCTTCGAACACGTCTTGGCTGAGTTATCAGTCTCGGCCGAAAATGTGACTTTCATTGATGACCGGAAGGAGAACCTGGACGCAGCCGCAGCTTTGGGTCTGCGCACCGTGCTGCATCATCCCGGCGTCGACCTTTCCACCGAACTCAGACTCTAA
- a CDS encoding MmcQ/YjbR family DNA-binding protein, giving the protein MAHPKMYDDGDFGLAPLRELALAFPEALEKEAHGRPTFRAGEKGKIFAYFGQGQSGRPHPSSVQILAFGSERDALLADERCYLPAYLAPAGWIGLDFAVATVDWQEIAELLDSSYQAIASARLLAKIDLAGGPATSKQS; this is encoded by the coding sequence ATGGCCCACCCGAAGATGTACGACGACGGCGACTTTGGCTTGGCCCCGTTGCGCGAGCTGGCTTTGGCTTTTCCAGAGGCCTTGGAAAAAGAAGCGCACGGCAGACCGACTTTTCGGGCGGGGGAGAAGGGCAAGATCTTTGCCTACTTCGGTCAAGGGCAATCTGGGCGGCCGCATCCGAGCTCGGTGCAGATACTTGCCTTTGGTTCGGAACGCGATGCTCTCCTTGCCGATGAGCGCTGCTATTTACCAGCCTATTTGGCTCCAGCGGGTTGGATTGGCTTGGACTTTGCAGTCGCTACCGTCGATTGGCAGGAGATTGCGGAGCTTTTGGACTCCTCATACCAGGCCATTGCCTCTGCACGGTTGCTGGCAAAAATAGATCTTGCTGGCGGTCCAGCCACATCTAAGCAGTCTTAG
- the rdgB gene encoding RdgB/HAM1 family non-canonical purine NTP pyrophosphatase gives MPELASAEQPRLILATHNQGKLRELRELLRGQVPGLDVDSQVIDAASAGAPDVAETGVTFAENALLKAHAVSAATGLPAIADDSGLAVEVLGGSPGIFSARWAGQHGDDKSNLALLLAQLGDIGPEHRAAKFICAAALVAPGVETVELGELKGALLAAPRGEKGFGYDPILQPEGLDRSCAELEPAEKNAISHRGEAFRKLLPAIVELLKPRV, from the coding sequence ATGCCGGAGCTTGCAAGCGCTGAGCAACCACGACTCATTCTGGCTACCCATAACCAAGGCAAACTCCGCGAATTGCGCGAGCTGCTACGAGGCCAAGTGCCGGGACTTGATGTCGATAGCCAAGTGATTGATGCCGCGAGTGCGGGTGCACCTGATGTTGCCGAGACTGGCGTCACCTTCGCAGAGAACGCCCTTTTGAAAGCACACGCCGTTAGTGCAGCCACTGGATTACCAGCGATTGCTGACGATTCTGGCCTCGCGGTGGAAGTTCTTGGCGGTTCGCCAGGAATTTTCTCCGCACGTTGGGCCGGTCAACACGGCGATGACAAGTCAAATTTGGCGTTATTGCTCGCGCAACTCGGGGATATTGGCCCGGAGCATCGTGCGGCAAAGTTTATTTGCGCGGCAGCGCTCGTAGCACCTGGCGTGGAAACGGTTGAACTAGGTGAGCTGAAAGGCGCCCTATTGGCCGCGCCGCGAGGTGAAAAAGGCTTCGGCTACGATCCCATTTTGCAGCCAGAAGGCTTAGATCGGTCCTGTGCCGAGCTGGAACCGGCAGAAAAGAACGCCATTTCACATCGTGGCGAGGCATTCCGAAAATTGTTGCCCGCGATTGTGGAACTGCTGAAGCCGCGCGTCTAA
- a CDS encoding GntR family transcriptional regulator, with amino-acid sequence MIDDSKPIFLQIAELIENEIVDGTSAEEAQVPSTNEFAAFHRINPATAAKGVNLLVDEGILYKRRGIGMFVATGARNTLVVRRREEFFQQYVQPLRLEARKLGIDNDQLAEMITRASEPMTDHERAVNR; translated from the coding sequence GTGATTGATGACAGTAAGCCGATTTTTCTGCAGATCGCGGAGCTGATCGAGAACGAAATCGTGGACGGAACATCGGCCGAAGAGGCGCAGGTGCCATCGACCAATGAATTCGCGGCATTTCACCGAATCAATCCAGCGACCGCTGCAAAGGGCGTCAATCTCCTGGTTGACGAAGGAATCTTGTACAAACGACGGGGAATTGGCATGTTCGTGGCAACCGGAGCCCGGAACACCTTAGTGGTCCGCAGACGCGAAGAGTTTTTCCAGCAATATGTCCAGCCACTGCGACTGGAGGCCCGCAAATTGGGCATAGACAACGACCAACTCGCCGAGATGATTACCCGTGCGAGTGAACCCATGACCGACCATGAAAGGGCCGTGAATCGATGA
- a CDS encoding SDR family NAD(P)-dependent oxidoreductase: MSGPGAYVVTGGSNGIGYFVSEQLARAGHQVIIAARNPERAQHAIEAIRARVPLAKVSFQQLDLGSLASVRRAAAELSDAGQLAAVIANAGVVHGHEAPSTADGYELFFGTNHLGHFALLAQLFPALKPSPGPESSTSAVCPTSVPNQLLANQGNSDGSPIT; the protein is encoded by the coding sequence ATGAGTGGACCAGGCGCTTATGTAGTTACCGGTGGCAGCAATGGAATCGGATACTTCGTTTCCGAACAGTTGGCCCGTGCCGGTCATCAGGTGATCATCGCGGCTCGCAATCCCGAACGCGCGCAGCACGCCATTGAGGCGATCCGGGCCCGCGTTCCGCTGGCAAAGGTGAGCTTCCAGCAACTCGATCTGGGCTCTTTGGCGTCAGTCCGACGGGCCGCCGCTGAGCTTTCCGACGCTGGGCAGCTGGCCGCTGTGATCGCGAATGCTGGCGTGGTGCACGGCCACGAAGCTCCGAGCACCGCGGACGGTTACGAGTTATTTTTTGGCACCAATCACCTTGGTCATTTCGCCCTGCTGGCGCAGCTCTTTCCGGCTCTAAAGCCGTCCCCGGGGCCAGAATCGTCCACCTCGGCAGTTTGTCCCACCTCGGTGCCAAACCAATTACTGGCGAACCAGGGAAACTCGGATGGTTCACCAATTACATGA
- a CDS encoding MIP/aquaporin family protein — translation MAEAAVPTIITPEAAPKGHSLYARLGAEFLGTFIFIFAGIGGTLAVVQQNSASVQTALGFGLALVAVTVLFGKVSGGYFNPAVTLASAIAGRIKWLHALYYVVVQAVSALLAVLVLYVVFNSLPVFRTPSPNGGGVSAVFKAASNGFDASSTAQVPLYSAILIEVVATAVLVAVVLAAWRPTVNKAVAPIAIGFTYATLTLALLPLTNSGINPARTLSVAFFAGGDAIGQLWVFVLAPLVGAALAGLIYRGFVVPDGDGAKEAVAVVAEATDENVADAADEQAADGAPVKVATAEVPVDKSVKAEPSEDEAREFFDNKAKKTTDDK, via the coding sequence ATGGCTGAGGCCGCCGTACCCACAATAATTACACCCGAAGCAGCGCCGAAAGGGCATTCACTTTATGCTCGCTTGGGCGCCGAGTTTCTGGGTACCTTCATCTTTATTTTCGCTGGCATCGGTGGCACGCTCGCCGTCGTCCAGCAAAACAGTGCCTCGGTTCAGACCGCGCTGGGCTTCGGGCTTGCCCTGGTTGCCGTGACGGTTTTGTTCGGTAAGGTTTCCGGCGGGTACTTCAACCCTGCTGTTACCCTCGCCTCGGCAATCGCCGGGCGGATCAAGTGGCTGCACGCACTGTATTACGTCGTTGTGCAAGCTGTCTCGGCATTACTTGCCGTGCTGGTGCTTTACGTAGTGTTCAATTCGCTGCCTGTGTTCCGGACCCCTTCGCCCAACGGCGGCGGTGTCAGCGCAGTATTCAAGGCTGCCTCGAACGGATTCGATGCTTCCTCAACCGCTCAGGTGCCGCTGTACAGTGCGATCCTGATTGAAGTAGTTGCCACCGCAGTTCTCGTCGCAGTTGTTCTCGCTGCTTGGCGGCCAACAGTGAACAAAGCGGTAGCACCGATCGCCATCGGATTCACCTATGCCACCTTGACGCTCGCGCTGCTGCCGTTGACCAACTCTGGCATCAACCCGGCACGGACGCTTTCGGTTGCCTTCTTCGCCGGTGGCGATGCAATTGGTCAGCTTTGGGTGTTTGTCCTGGCCCCGCTAGTAGGCGCTGCCTTGGCCGGTCTGATTTACCGCGGATTTGTGGTCCCGGACGGCGACGGCGCTAAGGAAGCTGTGGCAGTCGTCGCTGAGGCGACTGATGAAAATGTTGCTGACGCCGCTGACGAGCAAGCCGCTGATGGTGCACCGGTAAAGGTAGCTACTGCTGAGGTTCCCGTTGACAAGTCAGTCAAAGCTGAGCCCTCCGAGGATGAGGCTCGCGAATTCTTTGACAACAAGGCAAAGAAAACCACTGACGATAAGTAG
- a CDS encoding VTT domain-containing protein — MVTLATISHALLSASSTLSGFTGGPVRTGLLPDWLNPINILNPTLGVWVIVIACAIIFAETGLLIGFFLPGDSLLFTAGLLTAAGKLPINIWVLALLLIICAIVGNQVGYLIGKKAGPAIFKRPDSRFFKQENIAKAHAFFEKHGGKALVLARFVPIVRTFVPVIVGVAQMDRKKFFLFNVIGGVLWAGGVTLLGFILGDRFPWVTANLDLIFVIIVLISVVPILIEVIRGWRASKKKKQA, encoded by the coding sequence GTGGTGACTCTTGCAACGATCAGCCACGCCCTATTGTCCGCTTCCAGCACGCTTTCGGGTTTTACCGGCGGTCCTGTGCGTACCGGACTATTGCCCGACTGGCTCAATCCGATCAACATCTTAAACCCAACGCTTGGCGTCTGGGTCATTGTGATCGCCTGTGCCATTATCTTTGCCGAAACGGGGCTGTTGATCGGGTTCTTCCTGCCCGGCGACTCGTTGCTCTTCACGGCCGGCCTGCTAACCGCCGCAGGTAAGCTGCCGATCAATATTTGGGTTCTAGCGCTGTTGCTGATCATCTGTGCGATTGTGGGCAACCAAGTGGGCTATCTGATCGGCAAAAAAGCCGGTCCCGCCATCTTCAAGCGCCCTGACTCTCGTTTCTTCAAGCAGGAAAACATCGCCAAAGCGCACGCATTCTTTGAAAAGCACGGTGGCAAAGCACTCGTGTTAGCCCGATTCGTACCCATTGTGCGGACCTTTGTGCCGGTAATTGTCGGCGTAGCGCAGATGGACCGGAAGAAATTCTTCCTCTTCAACGTCATTGGTGGCGTGCTCTGGGCCGGCGGCGTCACGCTACTTGGCTTTATTTTGGGCGATCGATTCCCCTGGGTTACTGCCAACCTAGACTTGATCTTCGTTATCATCGTGTTGATCTCGGTTGTGCCGATTCTGATCGAGGTCATCCGGGGCTGGCGCGCCAGCAAGAAGAAGAAACAAGCCTAG
- a CDS encoding cation:proton antiporter, whose amino-acid sequence MQFSLTLLLVILLVCAVSGLGRKLRISAPLLLVIIGAGVSYLPFVEPIVLDPEFVLLALLSPLLYAAALQTSLIDFRTNRRAIGLLSVGYVIFSTVGVGLVAWLVFPGIPLASAIALGAVVAPPDAVAATAIARKVGLPRRVVSILEGESLVNDATALVCLRAAITASAGTVSAWQIGTQFVWAAGGGIVIGLVAAIILIYIRKRVRNVAINTSMSLAAPFLA is encoded by the coding sequence ATGCAATTTTCGCTGACGCTCTTGCTCGTCATTCTGCTGGTCTGCGCGGTCAGCGGGCTCGGCCGCAAACTCAGAATTTCCGCACCACTGTTGCTCGTGATCATTGGTGCTGGTGTGTCGTATTTGCCGTTCGTTGAGCCGATCGTGCTTGACCCAGAATTTGTGCTGCTCGCACTGCTGTCTCCTTTGCTTTATGCCGCAGCATTGCAAACCTCGCTCATCGATTTCCGTACCAATCGGCGGGCCATCGGGCTGCTTTCGGTCGGTTACGTCATCTTCAGCACCGTGGGCGTCGGCTTAGTCGCTTGGCTGGTTTTCCCCGGTATTCCGCTGGCATCAGCCATTGCGTTGGGCGCGGTGGTGGCGCCGCCGGATGCCGTGGCGGCAACCGCCATTGCGCGAAAGGTTGGCCTGCCCCGCCGGGTGGTGAGCATTTTAGAGGGCGAGTCGTTGGTCAATGACGCGACTGCCTTAGTCTGTCTACGGGCCGCAATAACTGCCTCGGCCGGAACCGTCTCCGCCTGGCAGATTGGCACACAATTTGTCTGGGCAGCTGGCGGCGGCATTGTGATCGGTCTGGTTGCAGCCATCATTCTGATCTACATCCGCAAGCGCGTGCGCAACGTTGCGATCAACACTTCAATGTCATTGGCCGCGCCATTCCTGGCCTAA
- a CDS encoding exonuclease domain-containing protein: MSLDFTAIDFETANGFRGSPCAVGLSRVRGGEIVEEAFWLMRPPAGHDRFDPRNIAIHGVTPQQVASQPRFDRVFDEVQRFIGQDILVAHNAAFDTGVMRSAQEVSAKSGPRYDYACTVMLARRSYSLPSYSLPFVAEAAGVPLINHHDAVEDARACAGIMIDIVARHDVANIAELYRKFGLTLPSLEVFQPSDLPAATSLLADSAASNQERNWLGWPEEGANPAANTAADANHPLFGQTVVFTGNLQIPRGNAKVKAAELGAQPASSVTRRTTVLVVGDGFIAADLRRGETKGSRLTAKAKRVLELHGKGQQIEVLSEGEFMQMIG, translated from the coding sequence GTGAGTTTGGATTTCACGGCGATCGACTTTGAGACCGCCAACGGTTTCAGGGGATCGCCCTGCGCAGTGGGCTTGAGTAGAGTCCGCGGTGGTGAAATTGTCGAAGAGGCTTTTTGGCTGATGCGACCACCAGCTGGGCACGACCGTTTTGATCCGCGGAATATTGCCATTCACGGTGTCACGCCGCAGCAAGTGGCCAGTCAGCCTAGGTTTGATCGCGTTTTTGATGAGGTGCAGCGATTCATCGGTCAAGACATTTTGGTGGCACATAACGCAGCTTTTGACACCGGCGTCATGCGTTCTGCCCAGGAAGTATCGGCGAAATCGGGACCACGGTATGACTACGCCTGCACCGTAATGTTGGCGCGGCGTAGTTATTCTTTGCCTTCCTATTCATTGCCCTTCGTTGCCGAAGCCGCGGGCGTGCCGCTGATCAACCATCACGACGCCGTCGAAGATGCCAGAGCCTGCGCCGGAATCATGATCGATATTGTCGCCAGGCATGATGTGGCTAATATTGCAGAGCTCTATCGAAAATTTGGCCTGACCTTGCCGTCGCTGGAAGTATTTCAACCGAGTGATCTGCCGGCAGCAACAAGTTTGCTAGCTGATTCTGCCGCTTCGAATCAGGAGCGTAACTGGCTCGGCTGGCCCGAAGAAGGTGCTAACCCCGCTGCTAATACGGCGGCGGATGCCAACCATCCGTTGTTTGGCCAGACCGTAGTTTTCACTGGGAACCTCCAAATTCCGCGCGGAAATGCCAAAGTAAAAGCAGCCGAACTGGGCGCGCAACCAGCCTCAAGTGTGACCCGACGAACCACCGTTCTGGTGGTAGGAGACGGCTTCATCGCCGCAGACCTGCGCCGCGGTGAAACCAAAGGCTCTCGACTCACGGCAAAAGCCAAGCGAGTATTGGAATTACACGGAAAAGGTCAACAGATTGAGGTGCTCTCCGAAGGAGAGTTCATGCAAATGATCGGCTAA
- a CDS encoding DUF4395 domain-containing protein, whose protein sequence is MKMAQLFESKGASALAGTVSATDFISVPQSRFKRIFAFPNPVNEYTARFTAGLVVILALVTLATGWGWGLVILAAGFVLRVLFGPRISPFALLSVKVLAPRLGEAKLFAGPPKRFAQGMGAVISLAATVFFFAGIPVVAWAILVLFIVASSLESFLGFCLGCVIFGFLQRRGVNPESVCEACNNVSLRSVFSQQS, encoded by the coding sequence TTGAAAATGGCACAGTTATTTGAATCAAAGGGCGCTAGCGCATTAGCCGGCACGGTTTCGGCCACAGATTTTATTAGTGTGCCGCAATCTCGGTTTAAACGAATCTTCGCATTTCCCAATCCGGTCAATGAATATACTGCGCGATTTACCGCCGGATTAGTCGTCATCTTGGCTTTGGTGACTCTTGCTACCGGCTGGGGCTGGGGGTTGGTAATTTTGGCTGCCGGCTTCGTATTACGAGTGCTGTTTGGACCCCGAATTTCACCTTTTGCCTTGCTATCGGTCAAGGTACTTGCGCCAAGGCTTGGCGAAGCCAAGTTGTTCGCCGGGCCACCAAAGCGCTTCGCACAGGGCATGGGCGCCGTGATCTCATTGGCGGCTACGGTGTTCTTTTTCGCCGGGATTCCCGTAGTCGCTTGGGCGATTTTGGTGCTTTTTATCGTGGCATCATCCTTGGAATCATTCCTGGGGTTCTGCTTGGGTTGTGTGATCTTCGGCTTCTTGCAACGTCGCGGGGTGAACCCGGAGTCAGTTTGCGAAGCCTGCAATAACGTGAGCCTGCGTTCGGTATTTAGTCAGCAGAGCTAG
- a CDS encoding cation:proton antiporter, with protein sequence MPAEELRSLHIPALGIEDMPASGVLAVVVCGLLMGAKSPAMPGGASLLSQRSNWATVQFLLENSVFLLIGLQGQSILAKVSQDDFGLETIWWGCLAILGAVLLLRPIWVFPATYLPRLIPAARRNEPRPPWTNPAIISWAGMRGVVTLAAVLTLPIGFEHRDVLILAGMVVVAGTLALQGFTLPALVRLLGVRGPDRREDLLSEAALMQRATTTGLSKLKEITIEDDPPEVLAMLKRRTQERGLAAWERLGRPEADGQTPSQRYGQLRRAMLEAERAEVLNLRRTGEYAHEVLSEVLDRLDVEESMLENATEDSEFGDPSELAIRNDGCEHLLAAQDPRAPTEPVCEECFREGVEPVHLRMCLQCGEVGCCDSSPGRHADQHWRETKHPVMHSIEPGESWRWCYPDELLG encoded by the coding sequence TTGCCGGCTGAAGAGCTGAGATCCCTGCACATCCCCGCGCTCGGCATCGAAGACATGCCCGCTTCTGGCGTGCTCGCCGTCGTCGTCTGCGGCTTACTCATGGGTGCCAAAAGCCCAGCCATGCCCGGCGGCGCCTCACTGTTGAGCCAGCGCAGCAACTGGGCCACCGTGCAGTTCCTGCTGGAAAATTCGGTGTTTTTATTGATCGGCCTGCAAGGACAATCAATTCTGGCGAAAGTCAGCCAAGATGATTTCGGTCTGGAAACCATTTGGTGGGGCTGCCTTGCGATTCTTGGCGCGGTGTTGCTCTTGCGACCGATTTGGGTTTTTCCCGCCACCTATTTACCACGGCTCATTCCGGCAGCCAGAAGAAACGAACCCCGGCCGCCTTGGACTAATCCGGCAATCATTTCCTGGGCCGGCATGCGCGGTGTGGTCACGCTGGCCGCGGTTTTGACGCTACCCATTGGATTTGAGCATCGCGATGTGTTGATTTTAGCGGGTATGGTCGTTGTCGCCGGCACCTTAGCTCTCCAAGGCTTTACGCTTCCGGCCTTGGTCCGACTCTTGGGCGTCCGCGGCCCGGATCGTCGCGAGGACTTATTATCTGAGGCAGCGCTGATGCAAAGAGCGACGACGACGGGGCTCAGTAAGCTCAAAGAGATCACCATCGAAGATGATCCGCCAGAAGTGCTTGCGATGCTCAAACGCCGCACCCAGGAGCGAGGATTGGCCGCCTGGGAACGATTAGGCCGGCCCGAGGCAGATGGCCAAACGCCCTCGCAGCGCTATGGACAGCTTCGGCGGGCAATGCTTGAAGCAGAACGAGCTGAAGTGTTGAACCTGCGCCGCACTGGCGAATATGCCCACGAAGTGCTGAGCGAAGTTCTCGATCGTCTGGATGTTGAGGAATCGATGTTGGAAAACGCCACCGAGGACAGTGAGTTTGGTGACCCCTCCGAGCTGGCGATCCGTAACGATGGCTGTGAGCACTTGTTAGCCGCGCAAGACCCCCGGGCCCCAACGGAGCCTGTCTGCGAGGAATGCTTCCGAGAGGGCGTTGAGCCAGTGCATCTGCGCATGTGTCTGCAGTGCGGCGAAGTGGGTTGTTGCGACTCCTCCCCCGGTCGGCACGCGGATCAACACTGGCGCGAAACCAAGCATCCTGTCATGCACAGCATTGAGCCGGGCGAATCGTGGCGCTGGTGCTACCCAGACGAGCTCCTTGGCTAA
- a CDS encoding NUDIX hydrolase, whose amino-acid sequence MNRIVTVSAVAFLNQNNELLTVRKRNSQRFRLPGGKPDDGETPLETAIREVREETGIEVPSSALTSLGRWLGEAANDDADQVCADLYLADGLWQAAPQAEIAELRWIPLDADGPELAPLLRHFLLPTLRDRFISQP is encoded by the coding sequence ATGAACCGGATCGTGACCGTCAGCGCAGTGGCATTTCTCAATCAGAACAACGAACTGCTCACCGTCCGAAAAAGGAATTCACAACGTTTCCGACTTCCCGGCGGCAAACCCGACGACGGCGAAACTCCGCTAGAAACAGCCATCCGAGAGGTCCGAGAGGAAACCGGCATTGAGGTGCCAAGCTCAGCCTTGACCTCACTAGGACGTTGGCTCGGCGAAGCAGCAAATGACGACGCCGACCAAGTCTGCGCCGATCTCTATCTCGCCGATGGGCTGTGGCAGGCAGCGCCGCAAGCTGAGATTGCTGAATTGCGTTGGATTCCACTCGACGCTGACGGGCCAGAACTAGCACCACTACTGCGGCACTTTTTGTTGCCAACATTGCGTGATCGCTTCATTTCCCAGCCCTGA